The sequence GAGGGCTATATTGTTCTGCAAAGAGAAAATAATAAGACTGGAAGATTTGGGCGTTAGTAACAATAATAGTAATATTGAAAGCGGGGCAGATATTTTTTCACTATCGGGTATTGAAAGAGATACCATTCTTAAAGCTTTGCAAGCCACAAATGGGAACAAATCTCAAACAGCAAAAATATTGGGTATCAGCCGGTCAACTTTATATAAAAAGTTGGAGTTACTATGAAGTAACTCCAATGCGGCTCATGTTCATTGAAAAAGGCGTATGGAAAAACCAGACGCCTTTTTCATCACTCATACCTTATTACTATTTTATATTCTAAAGCTTTTTACTTCTTTTGAAACGCCTTTCACTTCCAGAACATGCACAGCACAGGCAATGCAGGGGTCAAAGGCGCGGACTATGCGCACCAACTCAATCGGATTGTCCGGGTCTTTGACCGGGGCGCCTACCAAAGCCTCTTCTATCGGACCGCGTTGCCCCTTGTCATCCCTGGGACCACCATTCCAGGTAGTCGGCACAACTGCCTGGTAATTATCAATCTTGTGGTCTTTAATGGTAATCCAGTGTCCCAGAGCGCCGCGCGGAGCCTCGTGCAATCCTACGCCAGATCCTTCTTTAGGTATGTTAAACGGCGCGAAGGTCGGCTGTCCGGGCACCAGTTGATCCAACCACTCGGGCATGGCGTGGGCAACCTGGGTGGCTTCCAAAGCGCGCGCGAAATGCCGTCCAAGAACCGAAAATCCCTTGTCTCCCAAACCAATAACGTCTTTTTGCTTATTTACAATCTGGCGGGCCAATGGTCCCACCTCATACGGCGTTCCTTCATAACGAGGCGCCTTTAACCAGGAGTACGCGCCCTTCTTTCCGGGAGCCGGTTCGGTTACTCCTTCTCCAGGATATTTTCCAGTTCCATCTTTGAACCAGGAATATTTTACCTCTTCAGTTATTTTAGTCTTGTCAAGCGGTAAAAACTGACCGTTGATATAGCGGCCACGCTTAAACAACTGTTTTTGCCCGTCCGGATCGTCTTCATCGGTCAGTTTGATGCCGCCATAAGCCAGCATGTTTTTACAGCCTGTCCCGATGCTGAACCCGTCATCGCCATAAATCTTCGCCACCGCGAGCACATCCGGGATATACACGTCATCCACAAAAGAGGTTATTTCACGCAGGTACTGTCTGAACTGGGCGATTTTTTCGGCCGTCACGACTTCAGTCACTCCGCCCGCGGTAAACACTGTGACGTGAGGCATTTTTGCCCCAAAGATAGCCAGCATCTCTTGCGCTTTTTTACGGATGTCCAAAGCCTTGATATAATGCTGCACCGCCAGGTCGTTAATATCTTGAGGCAAGCGGTAATCGCCTTCATAACGCGGGATAAAGGGCGCCGTTTCAGGCCCCTTGACATAATCCAAAGCCGCCAGGTGGTAAAAATGCAGCACATGGGATTGCAAATAATTTGCCCCTTGGATTAAATTGCGGACGATCCTGCCGTTTGTCGGCGGCTTCACGCCAAAAGCGTCATCAAGACACAGCATCGAGGCCGTGCCGTGGGCAATCGGACAAACTCCGCAAATCCGCTGCATAATATGACAGGCATCGCGAGGATCGCGCCCTTTTAAAATTAATTCCAAGCCCCTGAATAAAGTCCCGCTTGATTTGGCGTCAATAACTTTTCCGCCATCTACTTCCACTTCAATCTTCAGGTGTCCTTCAATCCGGGTTACCGGATCAATAATAATTTGTTGTGCCACTTTATATTTTTCACCCCTATCAACTAGAATTACTTTAACTAACTAGTTTTCTTCTTTTCCGGAAACTCTATTTTCAGGTTAGGCACAACCGGTGCGTAAGTAACCTTTTCTTTGTTGGTCAGGGGATACACGCCATAGAAAGGCGCGCTTTGGTCAGGAAAAGTAGGTTCTGAACAAGCCTGACAAGGAGCCCCGGCCTTTATGCACCAGTTCACATTATTGTTCCAGCCCCGCTTATAGCAGTCCGAGGTGGCCACAAAACCCTTGCAGCCCAAATAAGCCAGACACCCTTCATCACCAATATACTGGGCGAATTTGCCAACATCAAAATACTGCCGCCGGAAACAATTATCGTGAATCGGTTCAGGATAGAACATCTTGGGGCGCCCAAACTTGTCCAATTCCGGAATTTGGCCGTATTTCAACACGTAAACAACCGTGCCCAGGAAATGGTCGGGATGCATCGGACATAAGGAAAGATTAATGACAGGTTTATCTTTAACCACCTGATTTACACCCACCACCCCGGTAGGATTGGGCGCCGCGGCGGGTATGCCGCCGAACGAGGCGCAATTGCCGGCTGCAATCACGGCGCTGGCTGCCTTGCCAAGGGTAGTCACGGCTGACAGCATGGTTAATTCTTTATTATTTTTTTCCGCGATGGTGCAGTAAGCCCCTTTCTCCTTGGTGGGAATGCCGCCTTCAATTACCAGGATAAACTGATTATTTAATTTTGACGCCGCTTCCTCCAATACTTCCGCGCAAAGATGACCTGACCCGGCCATAACATTAGGATGATACCTTAAGCTGATAACGTCGAGAAGCACCTTTTCAATCGCCGGTTCGACACTGTTTAGCAACGAAATAGAGCACCCCGTGCAACTGGCGCCTTGCAACCAGATTACCGGAGGTTTGCCGTCAGCCGCAAAAGCCAGAGTTTCTTCGAGATCGGGCCCCAGCAAAGTGATTAGACTTGCTCCGGCTGCCGAAGTCATGCAGAGCTTAATAAATTCACGCCGTGTTAAACCCAAATCTTACTCCCTCCTTAATATGGTAATAATAACTCTTAGAAATGGGATTTACGCACCCCCCGCCCAAAGATGGTAATAATGTCTTTATCCAATAGAATATAATAAAAACTTTGCCTTCCTGAAAAAAGGGCAAAGTTCTCGTGCTTATAAATGATCGTCCTTGCTCATTTATAAACATGACATCTAAACTGTGCTCTCCTTTCCACGATGGGAGGCGTACCGGTTTCCCGGTATACCCGCCGGTCAGGCATCCATACCACAGGCTAAGGTCACCTGGCTCGGAGAATAAGCTATAGATTAAGCTGTATTTTTATTTCGATAAAAAAGTTTATTTTCCTTTTTATTTATAAAAAAATTTTATCGCCTGATTAATTTCCTTTTTTATTGAATTTATCAGAGAAGGCAAGGCTTTGTTGACTGCATGGGAAAGTTGATCATTAAATGTAATTTCCCCTGGTTGGATACCGTAAATGATTGTTGGCGGCAACTTTCCCAGCTGATTCGCTATATGTAACACCTCTTGCAGATTCAAATCATGTAAGGAGATAATTTGATCAGAAGAGTCAAAGGCTATTTCCTCAGCAGGTATGCGAAATATAGCGCCCGGCTCCTCACCGGCTTCCAGGCAGTCGATAATAACGGCATAGCCGGCGTCTTCCAGCCAATACAGCAAGTCAATACCCGCCGTCCCGCCGTCCACTATTTTTACGCAGGCGGGGAATGAATCTTTTTTCAGCTCGTTAATCGCGTGAATGCCTGCTCCATCATCACCGAGCAGTAAATTGCCCACACCTATTACAACAACCCTTTTTTCCTCCCCGGGCATAAAACACAACCCTTCCCCATTAACAGATACGCGGCAGGGGCGCGCCCGCCATCATATTTAGCTGTCTGGCGCCTCCCAGCGCGGTCCGCAAATAGACATTTCCTTTTCCAGCCTGAATATCGCCGATCTGGCAGGCATACTCCGCCGACCAATCTTCTCTCAGATATCTCAAGAGCTCACCTGCCTCTTCCGCCGCCACGACTATGAGAAACTTACCCTCGTTAGCCAGGTAGAGGGGATCCAGCCCCAGTAGTTCCGTAATCCCTTTAACACTGTCCTCCACCGGCAAGGCTGCTTCATCCAGCCAGAAATCCACTCCGGAAGACATGGCAATTTCTTTCGCGTTGGTCGCCAGGCCCCCCCTGGTTAAATCGCGCATCAGCTTAATCCCTTTAAACCTTTTAAGAATTTCTGTAGTCATAATGCTTAGAGGGGCGCAGTCGCTGATAATCTGGCTGTCCAGGCCAAGCGCCTCCCGCTGCAGTAAAATAGCTAGGCCGTGATTGCCCAGGCAGCCGTTAACCAGCACCTTGTCGCCGGGCTCCAGTCGCTGGTAGCCCAAGTTAGCCCCGGGCAGCAAGTAACCAACTCCGGTAGTCGTAATATATACCTTGTCCGCCTGACCACGGCCCACGACTTTAGTGTCTCCGGCGATTATTTGCACGCCGGCTACACGGCAGGTGTTCGCCATGGAGGCGATTATTTTCTCCAAATCGGCGAATGGAAAACCTTCTTCAATAACAAAAGATGCAGTCAGGTAAAGCGGTTGCGCCCCGCTTACCGCCAAATCGTTAATTGTGCCGCAAACAGCCAGCTTGCCGATGTCGCCGCCCGGGAAAAAGACCGGATCCACCACAAACGCGTCGGTGCTGATCGCCATCCGTCCCGGCTCCGAGGAAAAAACAGCCGCGTCAGTTAAACTGTCGAGCAAGTCATTTTTGAAATACCGTAAGAAAAAATCCTGCAAGAGTTGATGGGTAAGCAGTCCCCCGTCTCCGTGGGACAGCAAAACGATGTCCTTGTCTTTTTCTTCAGCCATTTCCTCACCCCCCTATATTTCCTCTAGACCCCGTCTTGGACCACTCGTATTGATAATAAGCGGCGCACGCTCCTTCTGTGGAAACCATGCAAGGACCCACCGGCTGTAAAGGAGTGCATTTCCTGGCGAATAACGGGCAGTCGGACGAGACTATTTTCCCCTTCAGGACATCGCCGCAGGCACAGCCCCTGGGCGGCGGGGATTCTGAAACTTCAACCGGGAACTTTACGGCCGCGTCATATAAAGAAAACCTTTCTTGCAGCGCCAGACCGCTTTGCGGAACCATGCCGAAACCGCGCCACTGAACATCTACCGGCTTAAAATATTCTTTCATGATTTCTTTCGCTTTATTATTCCCTTCTTCCCGGACCAAGCGCGGGTAGCCGTTGACAGTTTCAGCCCGGCCGCTCACGATCTGCTTCAGCAACAAATAAGCCGCCTCCATCAGGTCGACCGGCTCAAATCCGGCAACAACAGCCGGCACATTAAACTTGGTTGAGACAAAATCGAAGGCCTTTCTCCCCGTTACCGTACAAACATGCCCCGGCAGAATCAACCCGTCAATTTTTAATTCCGGATCACTCAGCAAAATTTCCAGAACAGTGGGAACCGTTTTGTGAAACGATAAGACCGAGTAGTTTTTCAGATCCCGGCTTCTAGCCGCGGCAACGCTTAACGCGACGGCGGGCGCGGTAGTTTCGAAGCCGACCCCCAGGAAAACCACTTCATCCCGGGGATGTCCGGCGGCAAAGGTCACCGCCTCCGCCGGCGAATAAAATATTTCCACCCGCGCGCCGCGAGCCCGCTCCTGTTCAAGTGAGGAGTTTGTCCCCGGCACCCGCAGCATGTCCCCGAAAGTGCCGATAACCAGGTCATGTCTGGCGGCGGCAAGGGCGATAACTTTGTCTATGTCTCCCTGATCAGTGACACAAACCGGACAGCCCGGCCCGCTTCTCAGTTCCAGGCTGCCGGCCAGCAAGCTTCTCAAACCGCTCCTGGCAATCGCCATGGTATGCGTGCCGCAAACCTCCATAAATATAGCCGGCCGTCCCAACAGGCGGGCGGCTTCCCGGGCCAGGGGAACCAGCTTGGACAGAATTCTTTTGCCCAGCTCCGGGTCGCGCAGTTTATTGAGCATGCAATATCTCCTCCCATAGCTCCAGGGAGACTCGAGCATCCTCCATGTCGATTTTCCCAATCGCGTAGCCCGCGTGCACCATCAGATAATCCCCCGGAACGAGGTCCTCGTCAATTAAAGCGATACCCACTTTCTTACGCACGCCAAAGCTCTCCACCACCGCCCAACTCTCCGCCTGATTTACTTCCACCACTTTGCCCGGTATGCCTAAACACATCTTTTCCGCCACCTCCAGTGCGCAATCATGGCTTGCCCTAAGGCTATTCCGCCGTCATTGGCCGGCACCTGCCGGTGATACAACACTTCAAACCCGCGAGCGCTGAAATATTGTTTCGCGGTCCGGAACAGATACTGATTTTGCCACGTTCCGCCGCTCAAAGCTACCTTTTTTATGCCGGTAGCGCCGGATACCCGCTCAACCGCCTCACCGACCATACTCACCAGGGTCCGGTGAAACCTGGCGGATATCGACTGCACCGGCACTCCGGCCATTTTATCA is a genomic window of Pelotomaculum isophthalicicum JI containing:
- the hypD gene encoding hydrogenase formation protein HypD, yielding MLNKLRDPELGKRILSKLVPLAREAARLLGRPAIFMEVCGTHTMAIARSGLRSLLAGSLELRSGPGCPVCVTDQGDIDKVIALAAARHDLVIGTFGDMLRVPGTNSSLEQERARGARVEIFYSPAEAVTFAAGHPRDEVVFLGVGFETTAPAVALSVAAARSRDLKNYSVLSFHKTVPTVLEILLSDPELKIDGLILPGHVCTVTGRKAFDFVSTKFNVPAVVAGFEPVDLMEAAYLLLKQIVSGRAETVNGYPRLVREEGNNKAKEIMKEYFKPVDVQWRGFGMVPQSGLALQERFSLYDAAVKFPVEVSESPPPRGCACGDVLKGKIVSSDCPLFARKCTPLQPVGPCMVSTEGACAAYYQYEWSKTGSRGNIGG
- a CDS encoding hydrogenase small subunit, translated to MGLTRREFIKLCMTSAAGASLITLLGPDLEETLAFAADGKPPVIWLQGASCTGCSISLLNSVEPAIEKVLLDVISLRYHPNVMAGSGHLCAEVLEEAASKLNNQFILVIEGGIPTKEKGAYCTIAEKNNKELTMLSAVTTLGKAASAVIAAGNCASFGGIPAAAPNPTGVVGVNQVVKDKPVINLSLCPMHPDHFLGTVVYVLKYGQIPELDKFGRPKMFYPEPIHDNCFRRQYFDVGKFAQYIGDEGCLAYLGCKGFVATSDCYKRGWNNNVNWCIKAGAPCQACSEPTFPDQSAPFYGVYPLTNKEKVTYAPVVPNLKIEFPEKKKTS
- a CDS encoding HyaD/HybD family hydrogenase maturation endopeptidase — its product is MPGEEKRVVVIGVGNLLLGDDGAGIHAINELKKDSFPACVKIVDGGTAGIDLLYWLEDAGYAVIIDCLEAGEEPGAIFRIPAEEIAFDSSDQIISLHDLNLQEVLHIANQLGKLPPTIIYGIQPGEITFNDQLSHAVNKALPSLINSIKKEINQAIKFFYK
- a CDS encoding HypC/HybG/HupF family hydrogenase formation chaperone → MCLGIPGKVVEVNQAESWAVVESFGVRKKVGIALIDEDLVPGDYLMVHAGYAIGKIDMEDARVSLELWEEILHAQ
- the hypE gene encoding hydrogenase expression/formation protein HypE; the protein is MAEEKDKDIVLLSHGDGGLLTHQLLQDFFLRYFKNDLLDSLTDAAVFSSEPGRMAISTDAFVVDPVFFPGGDIGKLAVCGTINDLAVSGAQPLYLTASFVIEEGFPFADLEKIIASMANTCRVAGVQIIAGDTKVVGRGQADKVYITTTGVGYLLPGANLGYQRLEPGDKVLVNGCLGNHGLAILLQREALGLDSQIISDCAPLSIMTTEILKRFKGIKLMRDLTRGGLATNAKEIAMSSGVDFWLDEAALPVEDSVKGITELLGLDPLYLANEGKFLIVVAAEEAGELLRYLREDWSAEYACQIGDIQAGKGNVYLRTALGGARQLNMMAGAPLPRIC
- a CDS encoding nickel-dependent hydrogenase large subunit; the encoded protein is MAQQIIIDPVTRIEGHLKIEVEVDGGKVIDAKSSGTLFRGLELILKGRDPRDACHIMQRICGVCPIAHGTASMLCLDDAFGVKPPTNGRIVRNLIQGANYLQSHVLHFYHLAALDYVKGPETAPFIPRYEGDYRLPQDINDLAVQHYIKALDIRKKAQEMLAIFGAKMPHVTVFTAGGVTEVVTAEKIAQFRQYLREITSFVDDVYIPDVLAVAKIYGDDGFSIGTGCKNMLAYGGIKLTDEDDPDGQKQLFKRGRYINGQFLPLDKTKITEEVKYSWFKDGTGKYPGEGVTEPAPGKKGAYSWLKAPRYEGTPYEVGPLARQIVNKQKDVIGLGDKGFSVLGRHFARALEATQVAHAMPEWLDQLVPGQPTFAPFNIPKEGSGVGLHEAPRGALGHWITIKDHKIDNYQAVVPTTWNGGPRDDKGQRGPIEEALVGAPVKDPDNPIELVRIVRAFDPCIACAVHVLEVKGVSKEVKSFRI